Proteins encoded in a region of the Populus nigra chromosome 3, ddPopNigr1.1, whole genome shotgun sequence genome:
- the LOC133688781 gene encoding uncharacterized protein LOC133688781 isoform X2: MDSGSNGEEPTSWEELYNINLIPSELFLKFRKEIEGIRVGVNLEFYNAPINEFQGKIVLKPLSPERRWKFTYEAIHQDVRILSKKIPVTKFLNLQVGIGHNFQLHSTGWNWKLTTCLGGDGISRIQNKTSFGLFPGMDLRFGWRADYVIPEITGALGTGEPLFNMNSGRLKASLDRVEAILTHPSRPVLVEKEKDAEHAWDLKDPDH; encoded by the exons ATGGATTCTGGTTCAAATGGAGAGGAGCCCACTTCATGGGAAGAGCTTTACAATATCAATTTGATACCGTCGGAGTTGTTTCTCAAGTTCAGAAAGGAAATTGAGGGGATTCGAGTTGGTGTTAATTTAGAG TTCTATAATGCTCCAATCAATGAATTCCAAGGCAAGATTGTTCTGAAACCCTTATCCCCGGAACGGAGGTGGAAATTCACATATGAGGCAATACATCAGGATGTACGCATTCTTTCAAAGAAGATTCCTGTTACCAAGTTTCTAAATCTCCAG GTTGGCATAGGCCATAATTTTCAGTTGCATTCAACTGGTTGGAATTGGAAGCTTACAACTTGTTTAGGTGGAGATGGCATATCTAGGATTCAGAATAAGACATCATTCGGGTTGTTCCCTGGCATGGATTTGCGGTTTGGGTGGAGAGCCGATTATGTTATTCCAGAAATTACCGG GGCTTTGGGTACTGGTGAGCCATTGTTCAACATGAACTCTGGACGACTGAAAGCATCATTAGATAGAGTTGAGGCCATTCTAACCCATCCATCACGACCGGTACTAGTTGAAAAG GAAAAGGATGCTGAGCATGCATGGGATTTGAAAGACCCTGACCATTGA
- the LOC133689636 gene encoding GCN5-related N-acetyltransferase 6, chloroplastic: MLTVSLHKPEFLSFSHYGFRDLHKFSRIPSSWTIAMSNYSGSSETRKKEELSIQVPATSISSSETQRLAGSDLRFDRLQVPEKELMHDRKFEFGQFVAREAVIDEEYWTAAWLRAESHWEGRNDRYVDNHKRKFAEQEFHAIKRHRTSLHGQKCRCIIMVRKEDKHVKRTVLKGVVGTLDLSVRCLLHGETFPGERVKAPLFCSIHSTGANRYGYVANLCVAKSARRQGIATNMLHFAIELVKSNGIEHAYVHVHRNNTPAQKLYEKMGFEIVEAASSQLVEEQTYLLCCKA; this comes from the exons ATGTTGACTGTTTCCCTTCACAAACCTGAATTCTTGAGCTTTTCCCATTATGGATTCAGGGATCTTCACAAATTCAGTAGAATTCCCTCGTCTTGGACAAT AGCTATGAGTAATTATTCTGGGTCTTCTGAAACAAGAAAGAAGGAAGAGCTATCAATACAGGTCCCAGCAACATCTATTTCTTCATCGGAAACACAGAGGTTAGCTGGTTCTGATCTGCGATTTGACCGACTTCAAGTGCCAGAAAAGGAGTTGATGCATGACAGAAAGTTTGAATTTGGGCAATTTGTGGCAAGAGAAGCTGTGATAGATGAGGAATATTGG ACAGCAGCATGGCTGCGAGCAGAAAGTCACTGGGAGGGTAGAAATGACCG ATATGTTGATAACCACAAAAGGAAATTTGCAGAGCAG GAATTCCATGCCATAAAAAGGCATCGGACAAGCCTGCATGGACAAAAATGTAGATGCATTATTATG GTTAGGAAGGAAGACAAACATGTAAAACGTACTGTACTGAAAGGTGTAGTCGGAACTCTTGATTTGAGTGTCAGGTGCTTACTGCATGGAGAGACCTTTCCAGGG GAACGGGTGAAGGCTCCTCTCTTCTGCAGCATCCACAGTACAGGCGCAAATAGATATGGTTATGTTGCCAACTTGTGTGTTGCTAAATCAGCACGACGCCAGGGAATTGCAACCAACATGCTGCATTTTGCTATCGAGTTGGTCAAATCTAATG GTATAGAACATGCATATGTGCATGTGCATAGAAACAACACTCCTGCACAGAAACTGTACGAAAAGATGGGATTTGAG ATTGTTGAAGCGGCAAGCTCTCAATTAGTAGAAGAGCAGACTTACCTCCTATGTTGTAAGGCATAA
- the LOC133689635 gene encoding uncharacterized protein LOC133689635, whose translation MAVLRSRGILPTIPSNKKGPTPEPVTPTRTREPSTHQSPPTPNPNPPGVSLLGSDSAPPRRRSLRLASKSLPSADASLQTPTRKRKKGSDGKQGRLVNEGDVVEKMTERDVGGEVLRVLSLRSGKRIVDNCNIEIEGEEVKGSSVLRTKGKGKGRGHLGKKVLKLDVQEELVEILNDNAVERSENLEKLSESSRGKRKCTGEVKMERGEEGGVAVEDLGKSTSANESGISTRGRRKYNREVKVEGVKEGVVEGLKENPCTDENGTSRRGRRYSREEKEKRSKEGAVVIEELGENPVALEGGSSRGRMRYSREEKGKGKLVVDDGLISNGKDMLQLEPRVKNLVGGLAESVVMEERKEGASARSKVPESRMEQFRDIARQNASRFAHFEVQEHEADHHDVEMPSVEEEQDKVEDWPGPFSTAMKIIRDRANRLNLQQRGSTSEKEKPVPITWMPKTDRACKPSKGLVPSLQELCMKILVKNADAIASLEHVPDALRHRLCQLLCDSRRMNAHFLALLVRGSPMEIRIRDCSWLAEEEFTKNFEVCDSRNLTVLQLDQCGRCMADYTLLATLARSPGSLPRLTTLSISGACRLSDAALSSLVSSAPALQSLNLSQCSLLTSASIDTLADSLATSLRELYINDCQSIQPMLILPALKKLEHLEVLSLSGIQTINDNFLRGFIVARGHNIKELVLTDCVKLTDSSMKVIAETCSKLCALDLGNLRKLTDSALGFLANACREIHTLKLCRNAFSDEAIAAFLETSGELLKELSLNNVTKVGHCTALSLARRSRKLLSLDLSWCRNLTNEALGLIVDSCLSLKVLKLFGCSQVTNVFLDGHSNSDVQIVGLKTSPVLEHIRVPELQEFALRYSSVSSI comes from the exons ATGGCTGTGCTCAGGTCCCGCGGAATACTCCCAACAATACCCTCAAACAAAAAAGGGCCCACACCCGAACCTGTCACTCCAACTCGAACTCGCGAACCTTCCACTCACCAATCCCCTCCCACCCCCAACCCCAACCCCCCCGGTGTTTCCCTTTTGGGCTCCGACTCTGCCCCTCCACGCAGGCGGAGCCTTCGTCTCGCTTCGAAGTCACTTCCTTCTGCCGATGCCTCCCTTCAAACTCCAACCCGCAAGAGGAAGAAGGGGAGTGATGGTAAACAAGGTCGGCTTGTTAATGAAGGTGATGTGGTTGAGAAAATGACCGAACGAGATGTTGGAGGTGAAGTATTGAGGGTTTTAAGTTTGAGGTCTGGGAAAAGGATTGTTGATAATTGTAATATTGAAATTGAAGGTGAAGAAGTCAAGGGTTCGAGTGTTCTGCGTACAAAAGGGAAGGGAAAGGGAAGGGGGCATTTGGGTAAGAAAGTGTTAAAGTTGGATGTTCAAGAGGAGTTGGTGGAAATTTTGAATGATAACGCGGTCGAGAGAAGTGAAAATTTGGAGAAGTTGAGTGAGTCGTCAAGGGGAAAGAGGAAATGTACAGGGGAAGTAAAAATGGAGAGAGGTGAAGAGGGTGGTGTTGCTGTGGAGGACCTGGGGAAAAGCACTAGTGCTAATGAGAGTGGGATTTCAACAAGAGGAAGGAGAAAATATAACAGAGAAGTGAAAGTGGAGGGAGTTAAAGAGGGTGTTGTCGAGGGATTGAAGGAAAACCCATGTACAGATGAGAATGGCACTTCAAGGAGAGGAAGGAGGTATAGTAGAgaggaaaaagagaagagaagtaaAGAGGGTGCTGTTGTTATTGAGGAATTAGGGGAAAATCCAGTTGCTCTTGAGGGTGGAAGTTCAAGGGGAAGGATGAGGTATAgcagagaagagaaagggaaggGGAAATTGGTTGTTGATGATGGTTTGATATCAAATGGAAAGGATATGTTGCAATTAGAACCCAGAGTTAAGAATCTGGTTGGTGGTTTGGCAGAGAGTGTGGTTATGGAAGAGAGAAAGGAGGGTGCGAGTGCAAGAAGTAAAGTGCCTGAATCAAGAATGGAGCAATTTCGTGATATAGCAAGGCAGAATGCTTCTCGATTTGCTCATTTTGAAGTTCAGGAGCATGAGGCAGACCATCATGACGTAGAAATGCCATCTGTGGAAGAAGAGCAGGACAAAGTTGAAGACTGGCCTGGTCCTTTCTCTACTGCTATGAAGATTATTAGGGATAGAGCAAATAGGCTTAACTTGCAACAGAGGGGCTCCACTTCAGAGAAGGAAAAACCTGTGCCCATAACTTGGATGCCAAAAACTGATCGGGCGTGTAAGCCTTCAAAAGGATTGGTTCCTTCACTGCAAGAATTATGCATGAAAATTCTAGTGAAGAATGCCGATGCAATTGCTTCACTTGAACATGTCCCAGATGCTTTGAGGCATAGGCTATGCCAATTGCTCTGTGATTCTCGGAGAATGAATGCTCATTTTTTGGCTCTTCTTGTCCGCGGATCACCTATGGAGATACGTATTAGGGATTGTTCGTGGCTAGCAGAGGAAGAGTTCACAAAAAATTTTGAGGTGTGCGACTCGCGCAATTTAACG GTTCTACAACTTGACCAATGTGGACGCTGCATGGCAGATTATACTTTACTTGCTACTTTAGCTCGGTCACCAGGTAGCTTGCCTAGGTTAACTACTTTATCCATCAGTGGAGCATGCCGACTCTCAGATGCTGCACTTAGTTCACTTGTTTCTTCTGCCCCTGCCCTACAATCTTTAAATCTCAGCCAGTGCTCCCTTCTTACCTCTGCCAGTATTGATACTTTAGCTGATTCGTTGGCAACAAGTTTGCGGGAACTGTACATTAATGATTGCCAAAGCATTCAACCCATGCTCATTTTGCCAGCACTGAAGAAACTAGAACATTTAGAAGTGTTGTCCCTGTCTGGAATTCAAAccattaatgataattttttgaggGGATTTATCGTTGCACGTGGCCATAATATAAAGGAGCTTGTTTTGACTGATTGTGT GAAATTGACTGATTCTTCCATGAAAGTCATAGCTGAAACCTGCTCTAAATTATGTGCACTTGATCTTGGTAACTTGAGGAAATTGACAGATTCTGCTTTGGGATTTCTTGCAAATGCTTGCCGAGAAATCCATACTTTGAAACTCTGCCGCAATGCATTCAG TGATGAAGCTATTGCTGCATTTTTGGAAACTTCTGGAGAGCTTTTAAAAGAACTTTCACTGAATAATGTTACGAAG GTTGGCCACTGTACAGCATTATCACTTGCTAGACGTTCAAGAAAGTTGCTAAGTTTGGATTTGTCATGGTGTCGGAACTTGACAAATGAGGCCTTGGGCTTGATTGTGGATAGTTGTTTATCATTGAAGGTGCTTAAACTTTTTGGATGCAGTCAG GTTACAAATGTTTTCTTAGATGGTCACTCAAATTCAGATGTACAAATTGTTGGCTTGAAGACGTCTCCTGTACTGGAACATATCAGGGTTCCTGAACTGCAAGAATTTGCATTGCGTTATTCCTCAGTGTCTTCTATCTGA
- the LOC133688781 gene encoding uncharacterized protein LOC133688781 isoform X3, with product MDSGSNGEEPTSWEELYNINLIPSELFLKFRKEIEGIRVGVNLEFYNAPINEFQGKIVLKPLSPERRWKFTYEAIHQDVRILSKKIPVTKFLNLQVGIGHNFQLHSTGWNWKLTTCLGGDGISRIQNKTSFGLFPGMDLRFGWRADYVIPEITGALGTGEPLFNMNSGRLKASLDRVEAILTHPSRPVLVEKGTV from the exons ATGGATTCTGGTTCAAATGGAGAGGAGCCCACTTCATGGGAAGAGCTTTACAATATCAATTTGATACCGTCGGAGTTGTTTCTCAAGTTCAGAAAGGAAATTGAGGGGATTCGAGTTGGTGTTAATTTAGAG TTCTATAATGCTCCAATCAATGAATTCCAAGGCAAGATTGTTCTGAAACCCTTATCCCCGGAACGGAGGTGGAAATTCACATATGAGGCAATACATCAGGATGTACGCATTCTTTCAAAGAAGATTCCTGTTACCAAGTTTCTAAATCTCCAG GTTGGCATAGGCCATAATTTTCAGTTGCATTCAACTGGTTGGAATTGGAAGCTTACAACTTGTTTAGGTGGAGATGGCATATCTAGGATTCAGAATAAGACATCATTCGGGTTGTTCCCTGGCATGGATTTGCGGTTTGGGTGGAGAGCCGATTATGTTATTCCAGAAATTACCGG GGCTTTGGGTACTGGTGAGCCATTGTTCAACATGAACTCTGGACGACTGAAAGCATCATTAGATAGAGTTGAGGCCATTCTAACCCATCCATCACGACCGGTACTAGTTGAAAAG GGAACTGTTTAA
- the LOC133688781 gene encoding uncharacterized protein LOC133688781 isoform X1, protein MDSGSNGEEPTSWEELYNINLIPSELFLKFRKEIEGIRVGVNLEFYNAPINEFQGKIVLKPLSPERRWKFTYEAIHQDVRILSKKIPVTKFLNLQVGIGHNFQLHSTGWNWKLTTCLGGDGISRIQNKTSFGLFPGMDLRFGWRADYVIPEITGALGTGEPLFNMNSGRLKASLDRVEAILTHPSRPVLVEKNFILNRTWQEKDAEHAWDLKDPDH, encoded by the exons ATGGATTCTGGTTCAAATGGAGAGGAGCCCACTTCATGGGAAGAGCTTTACAATATCAATTTGATACCGTCGGAGTTGTTTCTCAAGTTCAGAAAGGAAATTGAGGGGATTCGAGTTGGTGTTAATTTAGAG TTCTATAATGCTCCAATCAATGAATTCCAAGGCAAGATTGTTCTGAAACCCTTATCCCCGGAACGGAGGTGGAAATTCACATATGAGGCAATACATCAGGATGTACGCATTCTTTCAAAGAAGATTCCTGTTACCAAGTTTCTAAATCTCCAG GTTGGCATAGGCCATAATTTTCAGTTGCATTCAACTGGTTGGAATTGGAAGCTTACAACTTGTTTAGGTGGAGATGGCATATCTAGGATTCAGAATAAGACATCATTCGGGTTGTTCCCTGGCATGGATTTGCGGTTTGGGTGGAGAGCCGATTATGTTATTCCAGAAATTACCGG GGCTTTGGGTACTGGTGAGCCATTGTTCAACATGAACTCTGGACGACTGAAAGCATCATTAGATAGAGTTGAGGCCATTCTAACCCATCCATCACGACCGGTACTAGTTGAAAAG AACTTCATATTGAACCGCACGTGGCAGGAAAAGGATGCTGAGCATGCATGGGATTTGAAAGACCCTGACCATTGA